From the genome of Streptomyces spinoverrucosus:
GGCCGCGACGCCGAACTCCTCGGCCGGGCGCGCCGGGAGCTGGCCGTCGCGCTGTGGCTGGCGGACGCCGGTGTCCCCGCGGTCCGGGCGGCCGGGGACACGGCGCTGCTCGTCGAGGGGCACCCGGTGACCGTGTGGCATCGACTGCCCGACCCCGTACGGCCCGCCGAGCCCAGGGATTTGGCCGAACTGCTACGCGTCGTCCACGCACTGCCCTCCCCCTCCTTCGAACTGCCGCCCCGCGATCTGCTGGGCGGTGTGGAACGCTGGCTGCGGCTCGCCGGCGACGCGATCGACCCGGCGGACGCGGCGTATCTGCGCGAGCGGCGCGACGGGTTCGCGGCGGCCGCGGCCGTGCTCACCCCGCATGTGCCGCCCGGCCCCATCCACGGCGACGCGCTGCCCCGCAATGTGCACATCGGCCCCGACGGACCGGTCCTGGTCGACCTGGAGACCTTCTCCGCCGACCTGCGCGAGCACGACCTGGTGGTGCTGGCCCTCTCCCGCGACCGCTACGGGCTCCCGGCCGAGGCCTACGACTCCTTCACCGAGGCCTACGGCTGGGACGTGCGCGCGTGGGAGGGGTGTGCGGTGCTGCGCGGGGCGCGCGAGACGGCCAGTTGCGCCTGGGTGGCCCAGCACGCGCCGAGCAATCCCAAGGCGCTGGCCGAGTTCGAGCGCCGGGTGGCGTCCCTGCGGGACGGGGACGAGACGGTGCGCTGGTATCCGTTCTGAGCCGTCGGCCGTTGCCGGGCAGGCTCAGACTCGCTCGTCCGCCAACTCCCGCAGCGGCCACAGCCCGTCCACCACGGCGGTGGCGTCGCCTTTGCGGCGCAGGAAGCTCTGGAAGTCCGCCGCCCACTCGGCGTACCACTCGACCTGGCGGCGGTGCAGTTCCGCCGGGCCGAGGGCCGCGATCTTGGGGTGGCGGCCGGCTATAGCGCAGGCCAGCAGAGCCGCGGCGAGGGCGTCGGCAGAGGCGTCGTGGGCGGCGTCGAGAGCGATGCCGTATTCCGTGCAGACCGCTTCGAGGTTGCGTTTGCCGCGCCGGTAGCGGTCGACCTGGCGGTCGATGGTGTACGGGTCGATGACCGGTGCCGGGTTCATACCGCCGAGGCGGTCGCGCAGGGACGGCAGGCCGTACCGGCGCAGTTCGGCGGAGAGCAGGGTGAGGTCGAAGGCCGCGTTGTAGGCGACGACCGGAACGCCTGTCTTCCAGTAAGCCACGAGCACGTCCGCGATGGCGTCCGCGACCCGGTCGGCGGGGCGGCCCTCGGCGGCCGCGCGTTCGTTGCTGATCCCGTGCACCGCCACGGCGTCCGCCGGGATCTCCACTCCCGGGTCCGCCAGCCACTCCCGGCGTCCCATGGGCTGCCCGCCCCTGACCTCGATCACGGCCCCCGTGACAATGCGAGCCTCGCGCGGATCGGTCCCGGTCGTCTCCAGGTCGAAGCCGATCAGCAGCTCCCGGTGCCAGCCCATGGGCGGCCCCCCTTCTTGGTGGTGCTTTCCCCCAGTGGCCTCCACGATCGCATGCGGCACTGACAATCAGAGGGCAGCGTTCCGCTTACGGCGCGGGCGGGACGGCTTGAGGCGCCGGCGTGACGGATCGTGGCGGGGGCGTGGCGGCTTGAGGCGCCGGCGTGACGGCTCGTGGCGCGGGCGGGACGGCGGGAAGGGTGACGCCGATTCAGGACACAGGGCGTGAATCCACCCATGCCGCCTCGAACTCCTCCCGATAGGTACCGAAGAGACCGCCCTCGTCCACCTCGCCCGACTTGACCACCCGGTTGCCGTTCCGCAGCACCAGCACCGGCGCCTCCATCCCGCGGGTGCGGCGCAGATAGGACTGCACGACCGCGATGCCGTCGGAGCCGTCGCCGTCCACGAGGTAGGCGGTGAAGCGGGGTGTTTCGTCGTAGACCTGGATCTCGAAGGCGTCCGGGTCCCGCAGCCGGGCGCGCACCCGGCGCATGTGCAGGATGTTCATCTCCACGGCTCGGCCCAGTTCGCCCCGTTTGATCCCGAGTTCGCGCTCGCGCCGCTTCACCGCGCTGGAGGCCGGGTTGAGGAACAGCAGCCGCACCCGGCAGCCGCTCTCGGCCAGGCGCACCATGCGGCGCCCGGAGAAGTTCTGTACGAGCAGGTTGAGGCCGATGCCGATGGCGTCGAGGCGGCGGGCGCCGCCGAAGATGTCCTCGGCGGGGAACTGGCGCATCAGCCGCACCCGGTCGGAGTGCACGGCGACGACGTCGGAGTAGCGGTCGCCGACCAGGTCCTCGACCGCGTCGACCGGCAGCCGGCGCGCCGACGGAACGTCCCCGCCCGTGCCGAGGATCTCCAGCAGGCGTGCCGAGGCCCGCTCGGCCTGGTTCAGCACGGCCTCGGACAGGGCCCGGTTGCGGGAGACGACGTTGCGGGTGACCTCCAGCTCGTCGAGCGCGAGTTCGACGTCCCGCCGCTCGTCGATGTACGGCTCGAAGCACGGCCAGTGCTGCACCATCAGCTCGCGCAGCTGCGGCAGGGTGAGGAAGCTGAGGACGTTGTCGTCGGCGGGGTCGAGCAGGTAGCCCTTGCGGCGGCTGACTTCGCGCACGGCGACCGCGCGCTGGACCCACTCCTGGCCGGCCGGGCCGGCCGCGGCGACCACCCAGTCGTCGCCGTGGACGGGTTCGTAGATGGGGCGCAGTACGGCGGCCACGACCGCGCGCAGCCGCTGTTCGACCAGGTTCAGCCAGATGTAGGCACGGCCGGCTCGCTGGGCGCGTGTGCGCACCTCGCGCCAGGCGTCGGCGTCCCAGTCCAACTCCGGGCCGATCGAGTGGGTCTCCATCGGTCTGGCCAGGGACACCGTGCCGGGCGGGACGTCTGTGGAGTTCCCCTCGTGACCGTCGTCACCAGGGGGCAGCTCCAGCCCTCCCGAGCCCACCCGCGCACCGCCTTCCGCTCCCCCGAGCACTCCCCGTCCCAACGATCAAGGAAGGGTACTCCGGGAGCGGTCGGCGGTGCAGCCGGATGGGCAGGCTCGTTTCCCAACTTCCTTATTCGGGCCGCCCATTCTGATCAGCGAGCTCGGCCGGCGTGAGCGGATTCATAGCGGTGACGTCGCGCGGGGCGACCGACAGTCCCTGCCAGTGGACCGGCATGGGCTGCTGGTCCTCGTCCCGCGCCACGTGGTGGAAGCCGACGTTCACCCAGACCACGGGGTTCTTCAGGGCCTGGCCGTTGACCCACTTGTCGACGGACTTACCGTGCCCTGCGCCGCAGTTGGGCAGGTTGTCGCTGGCGAACTGCTCGCACTTGTTGTACTCGGTGAAGTACACGTCGTGCTTGGTGTAGCTGCGGCCGGGGTATTTGGCGCTGGCGCCGGGCACGATTTCGTACGAACGTGCGTGCCCGTCCTTGTTCTTGCCGGTCGCGCTGACCACGCGCCACCAGCGCATGTTCTTGGCGTCGCCCGCGAGTTCCTTGGTGACCTGGGTGCGGGTGGTCTTGTTGGTGGGCGCCGGGCGGCCGTTCGCGGGTGCGCTGACCTTGGAATCGTACTGCTCGATCCTGCCCTTGGCGGAGCCGTCCAGGTTGAAGTTGAGCTTCCAGAAGACGTTGTGGCTGTGGCTGGTGGCGTAGGCCTTGGCGCCCTTGCCGATCGGCCAGCCGCGGCCGTCGCCGGCGTCGTAGTCCATGGGCGAGAGCGTGCCGGTGGCGCCGACGTTCATGTTGATCGTGCCGTCGTCCTGGAAGCGCCACTCGGTGATGTACTCGTACCAGCCGACCTGGTTGACGGTGTACACGAGCAGGTCCTTGCCCTGCTTCTGGAAGACCTTGTTCGCGGTGTCGCCCTGCATGCGGTAGGCGTGGCCACGCGAACGGGTGGTGGTGCACAGGCCCTTGACGTTCTGGCGGGACGGGTCCCAGGCCTCGGGGACCCGGACGGTCTTGATGGTGCCGCCGGGGCACTCGCCGGGCGCCAGGTCCATCAGGCCCTGGCCGAATCCGGCCTGGGTGAGGTCGTGGTACTCGTTCTTGCCGTCGTCGTAGGGCACATGGATCTGGCCGAGCCTGCCGGAGGCCAGCACCTTGATCGGGCGGGCCTCGCCCGGCGGCTGGTAGGTGATGTGCTCCAGGACGAGACCGGCCTCCTTGTGGTAGCGCCAGCACATCCGCCAGGTGGTGCCGGTGGAGAGCTTCTGCTCGATGCGGTACGCGGCGCTGCAGTCGGCCGCCGGAGCCGGTGCGGCCTTGGGCTGGGCGGCGGCCGGAGCCGCCCCGGTGGTGGCACCGGCGGCCAGCCCTGCCAGGGCGAGGGCCAGGGCCGTCCGCTTGCGGGCACGGCTGTTGCTGTTCACGGGCATGACGAGACGACTCCCTTGCGGAAGGCTCACCAGAGCCTTCTGGAGGATCG
Proteins encoded in this window:
- a CDS encoding copper amine oxidase, producing MPVNSNSRARKRTALALALAGLAAGATTGAAPAAAQPKAAPAPAADCSAAYRIEQKLSTGTTWRMCWRYHKEAGLVLEHITYQPPGEARPIKVLASGRLGQIHVPYDDGKNEYHDLTQAGFGQGLMDLAPGECPGGTIKTVRVPEAWDPSRQNVKGLCTTTRSRGHAYRMQGDTANKVFQKQGKDLLVYTVNQVGWYEYITEWRFQDDGTINMNVGATGTLSPMDYDAGDGRGWPIGKGAKAYATSHSHNVFWKLNFNLDGSAKGRIEQYDSKVSAPANGRPAPTNKTTRTQVTKELAGDAKNMRWWRVVSATGKNKDGHARSYEIVPGASAKYPGRSYTKHDVYFTEYNKCEQFASDNLPNCGAGHGKSVDKWVNGQALKNPVVWVNVGFHHVARDEDQQPMPVHWQGLSVAPRDVTAMNPLTPAELADQNGRPE
- a CDS encoding SAV2148 family HEPN domain-containing protein; translation: MGSGGLELPPGDDGHEGNSTDVPPGTVSLARPMETHSIGPELDWDADAWREVRTRAQRAGRAYIWLNLVEQRLRAVVAAVLRPIYEPVHGDDWVVAAAGPAGQEWVQRAVAVREVSRRKGYLLDPADDNVLSFLTLPQLRELMVQHWPCFEPYIDERRDVELALDELEVTRNVVSRNRALSEAVLNQAERASARLLEILGTGGDVPSARRLPVDAVEDLVGDRYSDVVAVHSDRVRLMRQFPAEDIFGGARRLDAIGIGLNLLVQNFSGRRMVRLAESGCRVRLLFLNPASSAVKRRERELGIKRGELGRAVEMNILHMRRVRARLRDPDAFEIQVYDETPRFTAYLVDGDGSDGIAVVQSYLRRTRGMEAPVLVLRNGNRVVKSGEVDEGGLFGTYREEFEAAWVDSRPVS
- a CDS encoding phosphotransferase enzyme family protein; the encoded protein is MDEARARDVLAAAGVLPGPARDARLLALGENAVFAAGDLVVKVGRDAELLGRARRELAVALWLADAGVPAVRAAGDTALLVEGHPVTVWHRLPDPVRPAEPRDLAELLRVVHALPSPSFELPPRDLLGGVERWLRLAGDAIDPADAAYLRERRDGFAAAAAVLTPHVPPGPIHGDALPRNVHIGPDGPVLVDLETFSADLREHDLVVLALSRDRYGLPAEAYDSFTEAYGWDVRAWEGCAVLRGARETASCAWVAQHAPSNPKALAEFERRVASLRDGDETVRWYPF
- a CDS encoding 3'-5' exonuclease, with the protein product MGWHRELLIGFDLETTGTDPREARIVTGAVIEVRGGQPMGRREWLADPGVEIPADAVAVHGISNERAAAEGRPADRVADAIADVLVAYWKTGVPVVAYNAAFDLTLLSAELRRYGLPSLRDRLGGMNPAPVIDPYTIDRQVDRYRRGKRNLEAVCTEYGIALDAAHDASADALAAALLACAIAGRHPKIAALGPAELHRRQVEWYAEWAADFQSFLRRKGDATAVVDGLWPLRELADERV